In uncultured Bacteroides sp., the sequence CTGCTCAGGACAACGCTAAGTGGAGATATAACAACTACAAGCGTTTGGCTAAACAACAATGGGGTGTTGACCAAGAAGACTAATTAATATTTAGTTCTATATAAAAAGGCTGCTTCAGGATTCTGAAGCAGCCTTTTCTATTTTAATCCGCAAAACGATTATATAATCGTTCATTGTCAGTTTATCTGAGTTCTCTTAATGATTAACCAGCCAAGGCATCAGCCACAACTTTGGCCAATGGTGTTGTAGGGCGACCAATTAAGCGGGATAGTTGGTGAGCATCATCAAACAAATCATTTTTAGAAGCAGAAACATCCCATCCGGCAATAGCTAATGCTAAACCTTCCGGCAAATTAAAACTTTTCAGGATATTGGCATATTCTGCTTCCGGCAGGTTGCTATACGGAATATTCTTTCCTGCCTGTCGCGAGACCTCAGCAGCCAAGTCAGCAAGTGTATAAAATTCGTCTCCGGCTAGTTCGTATACTTTACCCACATTGCCTTCACTCGTTAGCACTACAGCAGCAGCTTCCGCATAATCGTCACGTGCTGCCGAAGCAATTTTTCCATCACCGGCACTACCAATTAATGCTCCAGCTGCAATAGCTCCTGATATTGAGCCTGTGTAGTTTTCGGTATACCAGCCATTACGCAATATAGTATATGGAACACCCGATGCTTTTAAAGCCGCTTCAGTAAGCAGATGCTCTGCTGCAAGGCTCAGTGTTGATGTATCAGCACGTAGCACACTGGTATATACAATCCATTTTACACCTGCCTGTTTAGCTGCATCAATTACATTAGCGTGTTGCTGAGCACGTTGACCAAGTTCATTACCGGAAATAAGCAATAAACTATCAATGCCTTGTAAAGACTCTGCCAGACTTTCCGGTTTATTATAATCAAACACACGGGCTTTCACACCTAAATCCAATGCCTTTTCCGGGGTGCGAACCAAAGCTACAATACTTTCTGCCGATACTCTTTCTTTCAGTTTTTCTACTACTATGCGACCTAATTGACCAGTCGCTCCTGTTACTCCAATTTTCATTTTTTAGTTCCTTTCTTTTTTAATACATTATATACTGAATTCATTTATACTTACCAATCCATGATAAAGAGAACATTTTATATCAGGTTCTGACATATCATAGACAGTTAAATAAATACAAAAACAATCGCCTATCTATCCAACTCATTGATTTTGCATCTACTTTTGTTACGCAAAGTAACTAATAATAGTTTGTATTTGTAACTGGTTACTTTTTAGTAACTTAGAAAATAGTAGTAACCAAATGGTAACCATTGTGGCAAAATCGAATAAAAAAATTAACTGTCCCGTCACAGCAACTGTTGAATTGATCGGTGGAAAGTGGAAAACTATCATTCTGTATTCCCTCTCATCGGGAACAAAGCGTTTTGGCGAAATAGCTGTTCGCATTCCTGAAATATCCAGAAAGGTACTTACCGAACAGTTGAAAGAACTGGAAAACGATGGATTGATTCTACGGGAACAGTACAAGGAAATCCCCCCTCGCGTGGACTACTCACTTACCAACCTTGGAAAAAGCCTCTCTCCGGTTTTTCGGGAACTGGAAATTTGGGGAACTGAAAATGTACTAAAAAAACAATAATTTAAAACCACCTGACAATAAAAAACATAAAAAGGTCACTTCAAAATCTTGAAGCAGCCTTTCTATTTCTATGAATACTAAAAAATATGCTATAAGCTAATCATATACTAAGTCGAATTATTTTATAAAGTACTAATAAATTATTCTTCTTGCAGATGAAATCTATTTTTTCAATATTTCGATAACTTCTCGAATCCGGCGGCAGCTTTAAGAATTTCTTTAGTATCGTAACCTGCTACTGAGTCTGTTTGTTTAAGTCCCATCCAAACCATTCCTTGTCCAACTTTAGATACCGGAAGTCCAAATATGCCTCCTACTGTAAATATTTGTTCTAGCCATCCTCTTCTACCACGACCTCTATTTAGCAAACCTGGTCTTAAAATAGCAACTCTGCTAAAGCCTAAAGAATTGACCAGATCTTCCGTTTCTCCTTTTACTCTAGTCATACGATGAGTGCTTTTAGAATCCGATTTATCACCTGTGATAATAGAGAAGAACTCAACATCTGCTGCTTTTGCAAATTTAGCAAACCCCGTAGCAATACCAAAATCTACCGCTTGGTATTCTGTAGCTTTACTATTTTTAAACACATCATTAAAAGTAGTGCCAATGCAGCAAAATGCCATATTGGCTCCCTTTGCTATTTCAGGATCAATAGAACCTATCTCAAGCATATTAGGGAGAATATGTTGGGTTAACTTAGGTGATCCTTTGTGCACAATACTTTCACGGCGACCAATAGCAACGATTGACTCACAATTAGGTGATGCTATCAAAGTATCAAGAAGCGCTTTTCCGGTAGCACCTGTATGTCCTATAACAAGTGCGCGTATCTTCATGCCCGGTTCTATTCTTACTTTATTTTTTCCTTTTTCTGTTGTCATTTATTTTACCTCTGTTCTAATTTTATTATATTGAAATTTCAGTTACTAATAGACCTTATTTATTAGATTCAAGTAGAACTTCTAATATAGAAGAACCATCTTTTGCTCCAAATCCACGTTCCGCTGCTGATGTGAAAATAGCCAGTATATCTTCAAGTACCTTAGTTGGTATACCTAACGATTTAGCTGAACTAATAGCAGTGTTCGATACAGTTTTGAAACTATCAACAGAAGCCATAACCTGATCATAATTTCTAGCAAACATATTAGGCAACAGATACTCTGCGCCTGGAGCGAACATTGCAATTTGTTGTGCAGCAATCTCTTGAGGAATATTCAATTTTAAGGCTACTGCAGCTGCATAAGCTACCGTTGCACTGATAAACATAGATCCAAAAAGCATTGGTGATTCAGCTTTTGATGCATTTCCTATCTTGCCTACATAAAAAATGTTTTCTCCTATATTACGAAGAATTCCAGTCCAAAGTGCTTCACTTTCTTCATTGCAAGCAATAATAAATTGTCCCTGCTTGCTGCGTAATTGTTCAGCACCAACCAGAATAGACATTTCAGCAAGTTCTCCACCTTGTCGGGCTACTTCCTGTGCTATTTCTTCAATCTCTTCTGATGTAGTAGTAGAAGCATTTAATATCTTCTTTCCTTTTAATACACTTTTTGTTACATCATCCAAAAGAACATTACGTACGCCAGCACCATCTGAAAGTACGAGTATAGCTGCATCTGCAGCTTCAATTGCTTCAGCAGGAGTACCAACTGCTTTTGCACCTAATGCTACAAGCGATTCCGTTTTTGTGATTGTTCTATTATACACTATTGTTTCATGTCCAGCCTTTATAAACCCTTCTGCTAAACCTGCACCCATTAAACCTGTTCCTAATATTGCAATTTTCATAATTAAAAAATTAATTGTTAGTAAATATATTCATTGTTTTAATTCTTGATGCAAAGATAAGATGTCTATATTATATGGCCGTGTGCAAAAGCACTACAGTTTTGGTACTTTTAAAAAGTAAAGTGGATAATTTGGATTAATTAAGGCATTATTAACGTAAAAACAAAAACATAGATAGCATTTATCTGAGACAATGCCTGCATTTACCTCTTTTATTAATGTAATATATTGAAATCAAATTAAGTCTTACTTAGCCTGTCTGACTTTTGTAACAAAAGCATCGCATAATATGTAAGAACAACAAGCATTCCCATTATTAAAAGATAGTCACTTAGAATTTCAATGCCCGTGCCATCAATACTAATAGAGTCATAAACAGAATACATCATTAGCTTTTGAAATAAAGATCTAGCAACAAAAGCCTTAATTCCATATATCAACAAAAAGAAAGCTGCTATACGTGAAACAAAAATTACTATTTTGTTGCCGGAAGAAAAGCCTGTCACTTTTAAAATCATTTTCCAATGCAGACCAAGATGTACAGACATAAGCACAAAGCCCCATGCAGCACAAAAGAGATGTAGTTCTATAACAAACAGGGTGCTATCTACTGGAACAAAGTCGAATATGGTTTCAGAAATAAAAACAGCATTAACAAGCATTACAATCATTATCACAGCAAGTAAAAGATTTATAGTTATTTTGAATACACGAATAGCGCTGTACTGACCTTTCAGTAAGGATAAGTACCATTTTCCATTTAAAATACTATGGATAATAAACAATACAAAAATGCTTATTCCAAGTATTTCGTGAATAAAATCATCGGTTAAACGAAATGCCATTAAAAAGAGGAAAAGGACTGTCATTATAAAATTAACAGTCAATTTAATTATCATTTTTCTACTCATTACTTATATATTAGGAAATACTTTTTTACTTTATGATTTGAAGACGCTTTAGCCATTTGGCTACATTATCCTTAGCTTCGTTTACTTTGCTGCCTTTTATAGGCAACCCTTTTAAAAGAGTAGCACCCGGACATAGTTTTTTAATATCTGATTCGCTTATGCCCAAGCCAGACCCTTCATTAGTAATAAATGGC encodes:
- a CDS encoding SDR family oxidoreductase, whose protein sequence is MKIGVTGATGQLGRIVVEKLKERVSAESIVALVRTPEKALDLGVKARVFDYNKPESLAESLQGIDSLLLISGNELGQRAQQHANVIDAAKQAGVKWIVYTSVLRADTSTLSLAAEHLLTEAALKASGVPYTILRNGWYTENYTGSISGAIAAGALIGSAGDGKIASAARDDYAEAAAVVLTSEGNVGKVYELAGDEFYTLADLAAEVSRQAGKNIPYSNLPEAEYANILKSFNLPEGLALAIAGWDVSASKNDLFDDAHQLSRLIGRPTTPLAKVVADALAG
- a CDS encoding helix-turn-helix domain-containing protein: MVTIVAKSNKKINCPVTATVELIGGKWKTIILYSLSSGTKRFGEIAVRIPEISRKVLTEQLKELENDGLILREQYKEIPPRVDYSLTNLGKSLSPVFRELEIWGTENVLKKQ
- a CDS encoding NAD(P)-binding domain-containing protein, translated to MKIAILGTGLMGAGLAEGFIKAGHETIVYNRTITKTESLVALGAKAVGTPAEAIEAADAAILVLSDGAGVRNVLLDDVTKSVLKGKKILNASTTTSEEIEEIAQEVARQGGELAEMSILVGAEQLRSKQGQFIIACNEESEALWTGILRNIGENIFYVGKIGNASKAESPMLFGSMFISATVAYAAAVALKLNIPQEIAAQQIAMFAPGAEYLLPNMFARNYDQVMASVDSFKTVSNTAISSAKSLGIPTKVLEDILAIFTSAAERGFGAKDGSSILEVLLESNK
- a CDS encoding DUF4405 domain-containing protein, which translates into the protein MSRKMIIKLTVNFIMTVLFLFLMAFRLTDDFIHEILGISIFVLFIIHSILNGKWYLSLLKGQYSAIRVFKITINLLLAVIMIVMLVNAVFISETIFDFVPVDSTLFVIELHLFCAAWGFVLMSVHLGLHWKMILKVTGFSSGNKIVIFVSRIAAFFLLIYGIKAFVARSLFQKLMMYSVYDSISIDGTGIEILSDYLLIMGMLVVLTYYAMLLLQKSDRLSKT